One region of Desulfatirhabdium butyrativorans DSM 18734 genomic DNA includes:
- a CDS encoding Crp/Fnr family transcriptional regulator, giving the protein MSCLCEKLKPKGSEWSQICIGQLWVFDGLRQAEVEAVVREALRQKYQAGQSVFMQGDTAKQISLIKAGRVKLSKLLEDGTELTLDIRKPGDFLGEYIFNDDFNYPVSAWSMEETLVCSFTKDRFEKLVLEYPNIGLQVIKNLSGRIAQLTDRVGAMSQTHLEERLYSVLLNVAREHGEKKEEGYVIQFPLTHEDLGFLIGAHRVSITRVMKRLKDSGKILQAGRKLVLPLEAVT; this is encoded by the coding sequence ATGAGTTGCCTATGTGAAAAGCTAAAACCAAAGGGTAGTGAATGGTCGCAAATATGCATCGGGCAGCTTTGGGTTTTTGATGGACTGCGCCAGGCGGAAGTGGAAGCGGTCGTTCGAGAGGCGTTGCGTCAAAAATATCAAGCAGGCCAATCAGTTTTTATGCAAGGCGATACAGCGAAACAGATTTCGTTGATCAAAGCCGGTCGCGTAAAATTGAGCAAACTCTTAGAGGATGGTACGGAATTAACTCTGGATATAAGGAAGCCTGGCGATTTTTTGGGGGAGTATATATTTAACGATGATTTCAACTATCCTGTGAGTGCGTGGAGTATGGAGGAGACATTGGTGTGCAGCTTTACAAAAGATCGTTTTGAAAAATTGGTTCTTGAATATCCCAATATCGGTCTCCAGGTCATTAAGAACTTGAGTGGTCGTATCGCTCAGTTAACTGATCGGGTCGGGGCCATGTCCCAAACTCACTTGGAAGAAAGACTTTACAGTGTCCTGCTCAATGTCGCCCGGGAGCATGGCGAGAAAAAAGAAGAGGGTTATGTTATTCAGTTTCCGTTAACGCATGAAGATTTGGGTTTTCTGATCGGAGCGCATCGCGTCAGTATTACTCGTGTAATGAAACGGCTAAAAGACTCTGGGAAGATCCTCCAAGCAGGTCGTAAGCTTGTACTGCCACTGGAAGCTGTGACATGA